One part of the Aricia agestis chromosome Z, ilAriAges1.1, whole genome shotgun sequence genome encodes these proteins:
- the LOC121738540 gene encoding syntaxin-6, translating into MTLEDPFYVVKDEVFRALNKTRGLYLRWQEIAKSPAVPNSPEVEWTSTELRNALRSIEWDLEDLEDTISIVEKNSSKFKVDNREISDRRSFIEATKQEVKVMKGKMSLNRNRDNDGTAREPLLGDESPVHFGNTWTATPKYSKYSKLANQTDSPNRSYDNDIMSMQEKMLMSQDDQLHVISNSVGSLKTVSKQIGIELDEQAVMLDDLNTELENADSKLDSTLKKVAKVLHMNNDRRQWMAILILIGLLGLLIILFIAI; encoded by the exons ATGACTCTAGAAGATCCATTTTACGTCGTCAAGGA TGAGGTGTTTCGAGCGCTAAACAAAACGAGAGGGTTGTATCTTCGCTGGCAGGAGATAGCGAAGTCCCCTGCAGTACCCAACAGTCCTGAGGTAGAATGGACGTCGACAGAACTGAGGAATGCACTACGCAGCATTGAATGGGATTTGGAAGACTTGGAAGATACTATAA GTATAGTCGAGAAGAATTCATCTAAGTTTAAAGTAGACAACCGAGAAATAAGCGATAGAAGATCATTCATTGAAGCTACCAAACAGGAAGTCAAG GTTATGAAAGGTAAAATGAGTCTCAATAGGAACAGAGATAACGATGGCACGGCTCGAGAGCCGTTACTGGGTGACGAGAGCCCCGTGCACTTCGGTAACACTTGGACGGCCACGCCCAAATACTCCAAGTATTCCAAACTGGCGAACCAAACCGACAGTCCGAACCGATCGTACGACAACGACATAATGTCGATGCAGGAAAAAATGCTGATGAGTCAGGACGACCAGCTTCATGTTATAAGCAACTCCGTGGGCTCCCTGAAGACCGTGTCCAAACAGATCGGTATTGAGCTTGATGAACAGGCTGT GATGTTGGATGATTTGAATACGGAGCTAGAAAATGCCGATTCCAAACTAGATTCAACATTAAAGAAAGTCGCCAAAGTGCTGCATATGAATAACG ACCGCCGGCAGTGGATGGCGATTCTGATTCTCATCGGTCTACTAGGTCTTttaattattctatttattGCGATTTAA
- the LOC121738539 gene encoding exosome component 10 isoform X2 has protein sequence MESVLNPEAPEFQVHLNTLTTEGYVAVNKTVQTSRRYPSAASYRFYKTVTGFNVVTDTFLKNVSSQSNQILSADSQKVKLQCHDEEYNTGKVVEANDNMLDRLDLDIEQSTGKTQSDGFGQKNVSAWNNKPIISVVQIGSTTLMGAKNIPRPQLNFKDIIDNSDTLWVPKLADKPNNIVPFVLKILYNERGEAVGYDHPYKVELKLYNPPAEFIEPDREMLPFPPPLEDTNYMYIETEAAMDELVHHLDSVNEIAVDLEHHSYRSYQGFTCLIQISTCGGDFIIDALAVREHIHKLNHSFTDPRKLKIFHGAEMDMLWLQRDFGVYVVGMFDTHQAARALRLPRGSLKHLLLTYCNVDADKKYQLADWRIRPLPEELIKYARMDTHYLIYIWRQMKAQLLESGSDDPHLLLSVFEESRAISGVTYKKNELTDTSHLELYVRSQKNFNSRQMAALRLMYKWRDAQARSLDESTGYLLPNHMLITLAETLPREMQNVSTCCQPMPPFVRQNLNTIHKMILSCREMPLEPQLYEMPSSISTMLNVGPMPVENLHDLSQLPETSEENINLDQAYLIMANVVHFQPDIQLFDAAYDTYNENTDYNNTCGNNAETKYFIPPYDRYRKYRSLAQMEEIKEYKEKEAKIAAIGKGDELIKAEVLVKMQETKTMIQKEQSETKSQKETKKRPIDKVKAKVEKKAVVNKPQTTSKPQIKKPDDKIENASKHNKKNVKQFNYKKVDYKRFLTETEKPKKKKNK, from the exons ATGGAATCTGTTTTAAACCCAGAAGCTCCAGAATTTCAAGTTCATTTGAACACTTTAACCACt GAAGGATATGTAGCCGTCAACAAAACAGTTCAAACATCAAGACGTTATCCTTCGGCAGCTTCTTATCGGTTCTATAAAACTGTGACCGGTTTTAATGTGGTAACTGACACCTTTTTGAAGAATGTTTCATCACAATCAAATCAGATTCTATCAGCTGATTCTCAAAAAGTTAAGTTGCAATG CCATGACGAAGAATATAACACAGGGAAGGTGGTGGAAGCGAATGACAATATGTTGGACCGTCTTGACTTGGATATTGAACAATCCACAGGCAAGACACAAAGCGATGGTTTTGGCCAGAAAAACGTATCTGCGTGGAACAACAAGCCTATAATATCGGTAGTTCAG ATTGGTTCGACGACGCTAATGGGAGCCAAGAACATACCACGACCACAGCTAAATTTTAAGGACATCATTGATAACTCTGACACATTGTGGGTTCCCAAACTGGCGGACAAACCGAACAACATAGTACCATTTGTGCTGAAAATATTGTACAACGAGAGGGGGGAAGCTGTAGG ATATGACCATCCATACAAAGTGGAGTTGAAGTTATACAATCCACCAGCAGAGTTTATTGAACCGGATCGGGAAATGTTGCCTTTCCCTCCTCCTCTCGAGGACACCAACTATATGTATATAGAAACTGAGGCGGCTATGGATGAGTTGGTCCATCATTTGGACTCCGTCAACGAAATAGCTGTGGATCTCGAACATCATTCGTATAGGTCTTATCAAG GTTTTACTTGTCTGATTCAAATATCGACATGTGGCGGTGACTTCATTATAGATGCGCTGGCTGTGCGGGAGCATATTCATAAACTGAACCATTCATTCACTGATCCTAGGAAGTTAAAG ATTTTCCACGGTGCTGAAATGGATATGCTCTGGCTGCAAAGAGACTTTGGCGTGTACGTTGTCGGCATGTTCGATACACACCAGGCTGCGCGGGCGCTCAGACTGCCGCGGGGTTCGCTCAAACATCTGCTCCTCACCTACTGCAACGTTGATGCTGATAAAAA GTATCAGTTAGCTGACTGGCGCATCAGACCTTTGCCAGAGGAGTTGATAAAATACGCGAGAATGGACACTCACTATTTGATCTATATTTGGAGGCAGATGAAGGCGCAACTGCTGGAAAGTGGGAGTGACGATCCCCACTTGTTACTATCGGTGTTCGAAGAGAGCAGAGCTATAAGTGGCGTG ACATACAAGAAAAACGAATTAACAGACACCAGCCACTTGGAGTTGTATGTGCGCTCACAGAAGAACTTCAACTCGAGGCAAATGGCCGCTTTGAGGTTGATGTATAAGTGGCGCGACGCCCAAGCTCGCAGCCTCGACGAGAGCACGGG CTATTTACTGCCGAATCACATGCTGATTACCCTGGCTGAGACGCTGCCGCGTGAGATGCAGAATGTCAGCACCTGCTGCCAACCCATGCCGCCCTTTGTCAGACAGAACCTGAATACTATACACAAAATGATACTGTCG TGCCGGGAAATGCCACTGGAGCCTCAGTTATACGAGATGCCGTCAAGCATCAGCACCATGTTGAACGTCGGCCCCATGCCGGTCGAAAATTTACACGATCTGTCGCAGCTACCAGAGACCAG tgaagaaaatataaatttagatCAAGCGTATCTTATCATGGCGAATGTTGTCCACTTCCAACCGGACATCCAACTGTTTGACGCTGCATACGACACCTACAACGAAAAcacagattataataat ACCTGCGGAAACAATGCTGAGACGAAATACTTCATTCCTCCCTACGACCGATACAGGAAGTATCGGTCGCTAGCGCag ATGGaagaaataaaagagtacaaagAGAAGGAGGCTAAAATCGCGGCGATCGGCAAAGGAGACGAACTGATTAAGGCCGAGGTACTCGTGAAGATGCAGGAGACTAAGACGATGATACAAAAGGAACAAAGCGAAACGAAATCACAGAAGGAAACCAAGAAGAGACCGATCGATAAAGTTAAGGCTAAAGTGGAGAAGAAAGCGGTAGTTAACAAACCACAGACAACCAGCAAGCCACAGATTAAAAAACCAGACGATAAAATAGAGAATGCTAGTAAGCATAATAAGAAGAATGTGAAACAGTTCAATTATAAGAAAGTTGATTATAAACGGTTTCTGACGGAAACCGAAAAacctaaaaagaagaagaataagTAA
- the LOC121738539 gene encoding exosome component 10 isoform X1: MESVLNPEAPEFQVHLNTLTTVYHHTSHALEGYVAVNKTVQTSRRYPSAASYRFYKTVTGFNVVTDTFLKNVSSQSNQILSADSQKVKLQCHDEEYNTGKVVEANDNMLDRLDLDIEQSTGKTQSDGFGQKNVSAWNNKPIISVVQIGSTTLMGAKNIPRPQLNFKDIIDNSDTLWVPKLADKPNNIVPFVLKILYNERGEAVGYDHPYKVELKLYNPPAEFIEPDREMLPFPPPLEDTNYMYIETEAAMDELVHHLDSVNEIAVDLEHHSYRSYQGFTCLIQISTCGGDFIIDALAVREHIHKLNHSFTDPRKLKIFHGAEMDMLWLQRDFGVYVVGMFDTHQAARALRLPRGSLKHLLLTYCNVDADKKYQLADWRIRPLPEELIKYARMDTHYLIYIWRQMKAQLLESGSDDPHLLLSVFEESRAISGVTYKKNELTDTSHLELYVRSQKNFNSRQMAALRLMYKWRDAQARSLDESTGYLLPNHMLITLAETLPREMQNVSTCCQPMPPFVRQNLNTIHKMILSCREMPLEPQLYEMPSSISTMLNVGPMPVENLHDLSQLPETSEENINLDQAYLIMANVVHFQPDIQLFDAAYDTYNENTDYNNTCGNNAETKYFIPPYDRYRKYRSLAQMEEIKEYKEKEAKIAAIGKGDELIKAEVLVKMQETKTMIQKEQSETKSQKETKKRPIDKVKAKVEKKAVVNKPQTTSKPQIKKPDDKIENASKHNKKNVKQFNYKKVDYKRFLTETEKPKKKKNK, from the exons ATGGAATCTGTTTTAAACCCAGAAGCTCCAGAATTTCAAGTTCATTTGAACACTTTAACCACt GTATATCACCATACGAGCCATGCACTG GAAGGATATGTAGCCGTCAACAAAACAGTTCAAACATCAAGACGTTATCCTTCGGCAGCTTCTTATCGGTTCTATAAAACTGTGACCGGTTTTAATGTGGTAACTGACACCTTTTTGAAGAATGTTTCATCACAATCAAATCAGATTCTATCAGCTGATTCTCAAAAAGTTAAGTTGCAATG CCATGACGAAGAATATAACACAGGGAAGGTGGTGGAAGCGAATGACAATATGTTGGACCGTCTTGACTTGGATATTGAACAATCCACAGGCAAGACACAAAGCGATGGTTTTGGCCAGAAAAACGTATCTGCGTGGAACAACAAGCCTATAATATCGGTAGTTCAG ATTGGTTCGACGACGCTAATGGGAGCCAAGAACATACCACGACCACAGCTAAATTTTAAGGACATCATTGATAACTCTGACACATTGTGGGTTCCCAAACTGGCGGACAAACCGAACAACATAGTACCATTTGTGCTGAAAATATTGTACAACGAGAGGGGGGAAGCTGTAGG ATATGACCATCCATACAAAGTGGAGTTGAAGTTATACAATCCACCAGCAGAGTTTATTGAACCGGATCGGGAAATGTTGCCTTTCCCTCCTCCTCTCGAGGACACCAACTATATGTATATAGAAACTGAGGCGGCTATGGATGAGTTGGTCCATCATTTGGACTCCGTCAACGAAATAGCTGTGGATCTCGAACATCATTCGTATAGGTCTTATCAAG GTTTTACTTGTCTGATTCAAATATCGACATGTGGCGGTGACTTCATTATAGATGCGCTGGCTGTGCGGGAGCATATTCATAAACTGAACCATTCATTCACTGATCCTAGGAAGTTAAAG ATTTTCCACGGTGCTGAAATGGATATGCTCTGGCTGCAAAGAGACTTTGGCGTGTACGTTGTCGGCATGTTCGATACACACCAGGCTGCGCGGGCGCTCAGACTGCCGCGGGGTTCGCTCAAACATCTGCTCCTCACCTACTGCAACGTTGATGCTGATAAAAA GTATCAGTTAGCTGACTGGCGCATCAGACCTTTGCCAGAGGAGTTGATAAAATACGCGAGAATGGACACTCACTATTTGATCTATATTTGGAGGCAGATGAAGGCGCAACTGCTGGAAAGTGGGAGTGACGATCCCCACTTGTTACTATCGGTGTTCGAAGAGAGCAGAGCTATAAGTGGCGTG ACATACAAGAAAAACGAATTAACAGACACCAGCCACTTGGAGTTGTATGTGCGCTCACAGAAGAACTTCAACTCGAGGCAAATGGCCGCTTTGAGGTTGATGTATAAGTGGCGCGACGCCCAAGCTCGCAGCCTCGACGAGAGCACGGG CTATTTACTGCCGAATCACATGCTGATTACCCTGGCTGAGACGCTGCCGCGTGAGATGCAGAATGTCAGCACCTGCTGCCAACCCATGCCGCCCTTTGTCAGACAGAACCTGAATACTATACACAAAATGATACTGTCG TGCCGGGAAATGCCACTGGAGCCTCAGTTATACGAGATGCCGTCAAGCATCAGCACCATGTTGAACGTCGGCCCCATGCCGGTCGAAAATTTACACGATCTGTCGCAGCTACCAGAGACCAG tgaagaaaatataaatttagatCAAGCGTATCTTATCATGGCGAATGTTGTCCACTTCCAACCGGACATCCAACTGTTTGACGCTGCATACGACACCTACAACGAAAAcacagattataataat ACCTGCGGAAACAATGCTGAGACGAAATACTTCATTCCTCCCTACGACCGATACAGGAAGTATCGGTCGCTAGCGCag ATGGaagaaataaaagagtacaaagAGAAGGAGGCTAAAATCGCGGCGATCGGCAAAGGAGACGAACTGATTAAGGCCGAGGTACTCGTGAAGATGCAGGAGACTAAGACGATGATACAAAAGGAACAAAGCGAAACGAAATCACAGAAGGAAACCAAGAAGAGACCGATCGATAAAGTTAAGGCTAAAGTGGAGAAGAAAGCGGTAGTTAACAAACCACAGACAACCAGCAAGCCACAGATTAAAAAACCAGACGATAAAATAGAGAATGCTAGTAAGCATAATAAGAAGAATGTGAAACAGTTCAATTATAAGAAAGTTGATTATAAACGGTTTCTGACGGAAACCGAAAAacctaaaaagaagaagaataagTAA